The following nucleotide sequence is from Oryzias latipes chromosome 20, ASM223467v1.
GACAGATCACCTATTTAAAGAGAGAAGCTTCGATTTCAGCAGAAATTGTGTAAGTCTGGTTGAGCAAGAAGGCTGACTTTAACCTCTAAAGAAGACAATGAGTGGCAAACTGAGAATTCAGAAATCCACCGTCAAGCTAGATCAGCttgttttaaatggtttaaaagTAGAGCTGCTTCTCAAAACTCTTTGCACTCGGTTTTAACATATCCTTCCCACCTTTACACAGTAGACTGGAATATTAAAACATTGATATTCAGCATATTTTACCATGTATGGTATTTCAGAAAAAGCTCTGTTCTCgttttttttatgcaacattAGTCTCACATTTGATGCTTTCTATATGTCTTTTAAAGGCTGCATTACTCTGTGAAATGgtgaaatattaaaataaaaaaacgcgTTTGTCTTAACACTGTTTAGTCTCTGAACTCACCGGTTAGTTTTCCAATCATACCAGCTGTTTACAGTGTTGCAGAAATTAAACCGACCCCCTAATTAGCATTGTTTTCCTTCAAAATTGAGCATGAAAGTTTGAACAAGTTCTTAGCTTTGAAATTTGAATGAATCATAACAAGAATAACGACACAAAATAGTGACGCAccttggaataaatccttgGATTATTGTACAGTTTAGTGGagctttacttatttttttagcctttttgtttttaaatagttcTGACCTTGTCTTTGTATTGTATTAGGATTTaaacattgtcatttttttctctaactgtttgatattttgttataaaacatAGAAACAGTTTGATCTCAAACCccgataaaaaaaaagaccaaatttaTCAcctaaaattaaattttttggaCTGTTTCAGGTTCATTGTGGAATTATTGTGTGACAGAAATATaaggaaaaatcttttatttatttttttaagtaagctGGAGTTTTACTTAGAAGATAGATGTCAAGAATtgccacaaaaaatatttaaaatataacttATTGGGGGAAATTGTAAAGTAGAAATAAATCATGGATGTCAGTATAAGAAATTGGCaaagatgcaaaacaaaaataggttcttgttttatttaaaaaaaggttacttTACTCACATGAAATGATGCAACATCTGCATTTGTGTATGTCAATAAGAGAACTTAGCACATGTTTGTCTTTGAGAGAGGATAAAGACTGCATCAATGGAGCATTTTCTGTGAAATTCAGTCTAAAGATATTCATCTTTTGTTCTTTGAGGCCCAGTGTGCTGATAATAAAGGTCTGGAGAGGCTGTTTCCTTCAGGCAGTTGTCaataaataactgaaatgaAGCATAGGTGGGTTTTAATGTTAGGTTAAACCCATAAAATGTAAGAcgtttcttattttttggaaTGACCTAAAATGAGAAgactaattttgttttcttcctaaTGCTGTAAACACTTGACCAGAACTGCATTGACTACAAATTTGTAATAAGAAGCTGTAAAGTCAGCTAGAGCAAACATAATTTTACAACAAAGAatgcatttattattatttggaagttaactaaaaatgtttccttCTCAGACCAGCAGTTGCTGAATTGTAAATTGACGGGTTAAACCAATATAAAAAACTGTCTGTGCAAAATTACAGCATGCTTAAAGTGTTAAAGAAATTAAATCTAAGGCCAATcaatgatgtaaaaaaacaaaatatgtgtAAAATTTCAGATGCTGGACTCCCCTGTTGCTGCCTGTTCACTGCCCTGCAGGTGGCGCTGTGACAGGATGTGCTTCAGAGTGTCCAGCTCCTGTGTGAGCTGCCCTATCCTCATCTGCAGCTTTTGGttttcctcctgcagctgcagggctCTCTGCTGGGTCAGCAGGATCCTCCTGCGGGCTTTGTCCCGACTCTTCCTCACGGCGATGTTGTTCCTCTCCCGTCTCAGCCGGTACTCCACGCTGTCCTTGCTGATGCTCCTTTTGGTCACTGGGGGCCGCAGAGACGGCATTAGACAGGAGGGGAAGTCCTGGGGGGGTCACAGGTTCATGAAGTTAATTAGAGCAGGACGAGGAGGGTGACAGTGGCACACACATTTATCTTCTGCCCCCACCTGCTGAGAGTTGCTCTGGTTCTGGTGTTGGTTGGAGCTCCCTAAATGCGGCGTGTTGCCGATGCAGGTGGTTCCATAGGACAGATAGGGCAGTCCCATCATCTGCTCAGCCATTCTGTCATCAACCCTCAACATCCCTTGAGACTGGTTGTAGGACATCATTTCCATTTGGGACATCTGGCTGGTCGGCACAGCTTGGCTGGGGGTGACGGAGCTTTGGGAGCATGTGTGGGCCGGGCCTGAGTACGAGCTGACCCATTCCTGGATGACAGACGACGCCCTGGAATCAGACATCTGAGGGGCATTGGGAAGCagaaaaatgaattcaatttGGGCCTCACAAGTCCTTTAACCCCAATAAATTCAGATGTCAATAATATTTGAAGTATttcttgtcatttattttaatctagTACCATTTTACCTTTTAAAGTACATGTCCAAAATATTATTGTCATCATCACACTTTGAATTCCCTAAATCCTCTGTAACGCAATTCTTACTGAAAATCTTCATCAATGTGGGTGACTAGTGTGATGTTACAGATGTCTAAAATCAGAATTCTGCAATAAATAATTGAAATTAGCCACAAattaagaaacttttttttatgaaacattaaaaaagactaaaacaagCCATCAGAACCCTGGTATGTCAACCCTGACTATAATGTTATCACTGAAATCCTTTAGATGTAGTTATTGTAACGCCAAAAGTTATTTAGCGTGGATGACATAGTTTGGAAATTATCTATTTTTAGGAGaaatgtaaattgtgttttggatTCGTGCGATGTTTTTAAGTTGGATTATTCatgttgaaaaaggaaaaatatcatCCAATGCTTCTTGTTAAAACGCCAAGCTGAGCTATGaagttgtttttacttttctttacacCTAGTTTGAATCGGACATCTAGAGTTATTAGAAcgcagaaaaaagggaaaagataaacagaaaatctttgaaagagttaataataaaaaatgtgaaaaatggtttcaaattgcaaaacatcaaaaatcGATCGTGGAAAATGCCAGTTGGATTGAggtacagtaggtttattttactatgtcataaaaaacaaccaacatcATCACAGCGGAGAACACACGTGacggcagcaaaaaatgatcaatgtattattccagtccaatgtggtGAAACACTCCAATTCAATTtgatttatatagcccaatattacaacaattgTCGCCTCAATAGAGTTTATAATAAATCATAAtgaacactttgaatttagcaaagacgtgaccatacagtgtgctaaaAAGTTCTattaatgtttgtatttttttatgtggaaaaacaacagtggactgaactttgggaaactaaaatgtgaatggatttgtcatTGATTCTTgttcacatgtttttttgtacacatatttaatttacacttaattatcttgcaagacatacaaggaatctgggaaacttcccctgcactgttcagtagcaggtatttatctctgaggttgaagttttggatcagtgaatcagatcaaattggattgttcaaaatgaaccgacTATGAATCCtatcatcaaccacaaattatgatatgaatcgaatcgtTGTCGAAATGATTGGTTACACCTctattaaaaaacatgaaatcgaTAACATCCTGGTTTGAgtaaaaatcaatgaaatcaaTAAATTACACTTAGGTTCGGACTCCTTTAATTGAATTCTAGGAGGATTCAAATGTGACTCACCATGGCTTTTTGCTCCAAAGAGTCTCCTGTGTTCTCTGAAGAAGCTCTGACTGAAAATGACAAGAAGGACATGGGActgacagacagatagacaggTACCCCTCTGATTATCACACCATCACTTCCTCTCTGTCTCTCTTTCTCACAAACACACGAAAGCCTGAGCAGCCATCCTTATTAGGATGGTGTAGTCATGACTTTCAGCTCTTCCTGACCTTCTAAGATCAGGATCACAACTGTTGAAATGCTTAAACCTAACTGTCACAACCTTGCTCCCAACTCTGACTGCTCCTCTGATCACTATCAGAGGATTTCATTTAAGGCGTTTTTGCAAATTCAACATGCCCTTCAATTAAATTCCTATTGATGgaaaaattctttttcatttttgttttaagatttttttttattgtgatttcaaaaaaagaaagatagtTGACCCTTAGAAAAAAGGAATACACATGGAGTTTATTTGATGAAGTATACTTGAGTACAAGTATACTTTTGAGTAGTGTTGTAAgaatactaactgaatacttatTCTGACTAAATTGGagcattttaagtttaaaatatctaaaaagtaaactttagaAACACTGCTTCACTTTAAGTATAGACATACTGTACTCCTGGTACACTTAAGTTAACTACTTATAGCAGAGAGGAATTggtttcaaaatttaaaaaaaatatttttattcttttgaataCACTGCactattattgttttattgtttgttaaaCAAATGTACAAAAGGAATATTCGCTTGAGATATTTATATCTACTAGTACAAGCTAGGAATACTCTCCGCGCGAAAATTTTAAGTTTGTCCTACACTGGTTTCCGTAGTTATCTGGAATTAAAATGGCTGCCACGGTAGACAACGTGAGTTCAACTGaaacgtttttcttttataattatttaagTTGTCTTGGCAGACACGTTGGCGTTTTTGTATGTaacatatataatttttttgtaaatacccATACGGAACATAAATCAAACGGAATAATACTGGGGATGTTTACAAACCGGAGTTAGCTAAAGCTACTCAGCTAGCATTGATTTGTTTTGTGGGttatagacaaaaacaaacacttaatTTGTTCTGACAGATAAATACGTTTTCTTACAGGATTTAATCGAAAGAGATTTACCTAAAGCAGTCGAGTTGCTGAACACTCTCACGGAGCAGGTATCTTTTATTTGCCTTACATTTCTCgtagttttgtgttttgttgtaaaGGACTATAAATTTGTTTATTAATAACTTTATTCATTCCGAATGCATTTAGTTTActtaaagtcttttattttaggTAGCCTCTGTCACCAGATATGTACGTGAACTGCTCACCAAAGTCAAAGATGGTGCGTTTAAGACCTCAAAGGTGAGTGTGGATATTTCAAACCTCTTTAATGATCAGCTTTTCTTAGTAAccagaatacttttttttaatgttttactaaagttgtgaagaaaactttttttgtgtattgTCTCCCTGTGCAGGGTTTATCTTTCCTGGACCTTCGCTACCAGCTGATGCTCTTCTACCTCCAGGACCTGACTCACCTGATCAGCATCAAGACAGCAGGAggcaaaatcaaagaaagtGAAGCCTTGGACAGAATTGTCACAGTCAGAACAGTAAGATGAACTGAGGATTCCTTCGTGTTGGTCGTCAGGGACAGAGCCCATCATGCATCGGAtctgtttcttttctctgtGAAGGTGCTGGAGAAGATGCGACCTCTGGATCATAAGCTGAAATACCAGATTGATAAACTGGTGCGCACAGCCGTGACGGGCAGTTTAGGTAAACTTTaacataattctgcttgtggaCTTTGTTGTTGGTTGATTAAAATGCCGTATTTTTGGGTGGTTTTAGCGGTAAATGACCCGTTGCAACTGCGCCCCAACCCTGAGAATCTCATAAGCAAGGTAAATATCACATAATCAGGActgtctactttttttttgtatgaaaaacaacatatttttaattgttttatttagttaaGTGAATCTGAGGACTCTgacgatgaagatgaagacaaaGCATCTTCGGCGAAGAAACCAGCCACCCATAGCAAGAAATATGTTCCTCCAAAGATTGCCCCGATGCATTATGGTAAGACCCGCTGCTCCCGGTGAcaatgtttaaatgtgtgtttaggTTTGCCGTAAGAATGCTTTCTTCTTGTAGACGGTGACTTGACGGAGGCAGACAAGAAGAAGGCCCAGATGGAGCGGCAGCGGCGAGCTGCCCTCAGGAGCTCTGTGATCCAGGAGCTCCGGCAGCAGTACAGCGACGCTCCAGAGGAGATCAGGGAGAAGCGCGACTTCCAGAGCGAACGGCAGAGCCACGAGGAGCTCCACAGGTACCCAAGTGTTTGCTTTATCCAATCCTGACACATAACTACAACTGTTTTCACGAGCTTGTCTCctttaataataattgaaaagctTGTTAGGTGTGTAGCATTAAAGGGTAAGCTCCAGTTTTTTTTGGAAGCTTTCTAAATACTTTGTCCTGCACAGGAAAAATTATGAAGAGTCCATGATGGTGCGCCTCACCATGCCAAAGAGTCATAGGAATTCCAAGAAGAGAGGCATGATGGGAATGTCCGGCCAGCTGAGCAGGATCACACACTTTGGAGACATCACGGCTTTGACTGGCGGTGAAGGCGGACAGGTGCGGTCTTCATACACCCCCCTCCCAACTTATACCCAAACTTactatacttttttgtttgttccttAGGATGGGGACGGCTCGCgaccaaagaaaaagaagaagctcatgaagaagaaaactaaaagaaaaggtgaaagtctaataaaaaaaaaaagacacaattacGCCTTCCTTATGGaattaaaatgtacaattttctcttctgcagccttcaagAAGCACAGATAGACGCCGCGATGTCTCAATACCAAGGACTTTTCATAACAGCTTCCAATTCTTTGACTGGATCAATTTAAACCAGCTTTTCATAGTGAATCGTGAAATAAACGTttgaagttttatttgtatGTCATGTGTTTTCatcaccactagagggcagtaaTGTTTACTAACATCACCTCGCTCAGTGTGTTCATTGCCCCACAGGCAAAGCATACCAGATCTTTGTAAGGGAAACAAAATGATGTTGAGTTAGATTATTGAAGGGGAAAATAACTAAAAATCgatcatttttgcatttgtgaTGAAACACCTTTCAAGGTAAAATTTGAGCAGAAATTGGGCAATATCTTTTCCAAATGGGTtacagcaggggtctgcaaccagTAACACTAGTAAGAGCTGTTTGATCCAGTTTCTTACCAACCAAAACCCAGAGAGCTGCAAAAGCCTTGTggccattcatttataaaaaaaaaagttgctgttAAATATTGGCATTAATTGAATAAGTTTTATGGTTTCATAgttaaaacaattcaaatttTGAAAGTGGTACCTTAAATAAAaggttctttcaaaataaaatacaccatgTGTCAAATAAgacccggggggggggggggggggtcttattACCCCTGTTGCAGcagattaatttaaattaaaaaatgaaagagagcAAAGTCAGATGTGATCATTTCTATTGTCTTTGGTGTGCCTTCATCCCGTTTCTTCTTTCACTAACAGAAACATGACACCACTGGTTTAGAATCAAATTCTTTTGAATCTATGAACATTTCTACACATTCAAAACTTTGCCTTGAACCAGCGACTAAATTCAGAATATGAGATTGATCTTATTCTAATGAATTAAACCTTTGACTAGCATTTTGGAGGAGCGGTAAAGCACACAAGCTCTCTTGATTTCATGTAATGTCTGCAGTGGTACATAGTATCTTTTAATATAAGATCGCCCGACttcaaaaatctaaacataattAACAAACCCTAACGTACAAACttatttattcagattgttTGAATTTTCTTAAGAGCcaaagaggggggaaaaagagCTTCAGGTTGCAGACACCTGGACCTCCAGCTTAAAGAGGCTTCCTGCACCCACCACACGAAAACAGTAGTTAGTTTCCTGGGTGACATCTACAGTGCTTCACACATGCCCACCCAGCAAGGAGTGAATCTGGTTTTGGCATGTTGCTTATAAAATTCACATCCATGCAAGGATTtaagtatttattaaaaaaaggttttagctcTTCCGTTTTTCAGAATCTCAGTTAATTATAAACAATCGTGCTTTATGGGGACAAGAATTTCTATATCCGCGTGTGAAACACGTCAAAGTTAACTGCTGCGAACTCGAGAAACTCACACAGACTGGCTTATTTTTAcacaatgtctttattttttttttttctaattacagACTCatgggttaaaaataaaataaaaaagcaaacatcttTTCAAACCCACTCCCcctcttttcaaaaacaaaaaaaaaaaagaaaagaaacaaaaacctgcTCAAACCCCACCCCCTGACTTTCCCCATCCTAAAACAGCTCCAGCCCACTCCTTTGAATTATTGATCACTGCTGTTAGTTCAGTCTTTCTGCACTCTGCGTAGTCAGAGAAAGGGGGGGCCTCCAGGTTAGTGCTGCACACCCCAAAGATCACCCCCATCCCTGCTCCTGCCTTCCTCACTCACGCAAACTTGCCTGACACTCAAGCTTTGTTTCAGCCGTTTAAATGGTGTGTTGGGTTGGCAACCGGTTACGTGCCACTGCAGTATGTGTGTGCtgttgtgtgggtgtgtgtgcgcaagagtgtgtgtgtttgtgtgtaggaGAGATTCAAAGTATGTAAAGGACTAAAAGCGTCAGCGTTTGCTGTTGTAGTAAATGCCTCCTGCAGCAGGCCTGTGGTCGCtctgacccccacccccacccccccacaccgACAGGATGGGGTGAGTGTGCATAGTGggagcagagagagagagagatgctGCTGAGACAGTGGGGGGGGCCGGCGCCACCTGGGGAGGAGTTGTCAGCCTCCACTGGTCCTGAAACCTGAAACGACAAGAAGTGGTCTAATATACAGAGAGaggaggggggcgggggggtggAGAGACTGGAGACAAGGTGCACAAGGGGTAAGAGGGAGGGGTGGGGGCAAACATGGAGGAGCAAACTCtgtcaaagaaaaagaggtggaGCTGCAGGATGACCTGATGAGCTGCAGGATGCAATGGtggtgggaagaaaaaaaaaacttccaatatttttcaaaataaaagaacaaaaaataaatcatttggcctggaaagccaaaaaaaaaaagggaataagCAGTAAAGGAGGGCGGGGGGAGAGAGAGGCACACAACAGCAGACACACGAGGGTGGAGGTAATGAAATActacaaacaacaacaatactCCACGGCTAGTGGACATTTGTACACTCCATGAGAACAACAGAAATTCATCCCTCCCTcttttttctaccttccttttGACAGTAGTGGAGGGTGAGTGGGTGGGCTGTGTTGGTGATGGTGTGAAAGCAGGAGGTCACAGCCAGACCAAAGGAGACACATCTGCAGCCTGAGATGtcatctttctttttgtctctcccccccccacccctcccttcaaaacaaaaacaaaacaaaaaaacaaaacagccacTGTACCCCTCCCAATGGCCAACGTATACCTTACCAGGGGTGATCGCACCAACCTGTACACACACGCTCTCACACAACCTCACTGCACGGCCAGACGCCATCGTCCggcacccccc
It contains:
- the ngdn gene encoding neuroguidin, whose amino-acid sequence is MAATVDNDLIERDLPKAVELLNTLTEQVASVTRYVRELLTKVKDGAFKTSKGLSFLDLRYQLMLFYLQDLTHLISIKTAGGKIKESEALDRIVTVRTVLEKMRPLDHKLKYQIDKLVRTAVTGSLAVNDPLQLRPNPENLISKLSESEDSDDEDEDKASSAKKPATHSKKYVPPKIAPMHYDGDLTEADKKKAQMERQRRAALRSSVIQELRQQYSDAPEEIREKRDFQSERQSHEELHRKNYEESMMVRLTMPKSHRNSKKRGMMGMSGQLSRITHFGDITALTGGEGGQDGDGSRPKKKKKLMKKKTKRKAFKKHR
- the LOC101156536 gene encoding CCAAT/enhancer-binding protein beta, which produces MSFLSFSVRASSENTGDSLEQKAMMSDSRASSVIQEWVSSYSGPAHTCSQSSVTPSQAVPTSQMSQMEMMSYNQSQGMLRVDDRMAEQMMGLPYLSYGTTCIGNTPHLGSSNQHQNQSNSQQDFPSCLMPSLRPPVTKRSISKDSVEYRLRRERNNIAVRKSRDKARRRILLTQQRALQLQEENQKLQMRIGQLTQELDTLKHILSQRHLQGSEQAATGESSI